One window from the genome of Myxococcales bacterium encodes:
- a CDS encoding type II toxin-antitoxin system RelE/ParE family toxin gives MKYQVTVAATAILEVELAADWYLSRAPIVAQQFVTSFAHVLNSLEEYPLRGNTLEAGSRYRQVRIPSFPYLAIYTVNAESVTVLAVAHERRQPLYWLGR, from the coding sequence ATGAAATATCAGGTTACGGTTGCGGCGACGGCAATTCTCGAAGTTGAACTTGCGGCGGATTGGTATTTGAGCCGCGCCCCGATTGTCGCTCAACAGTTCGTGACCTCTTTCGCGCACGTCTTGAACTCGCTTGAAGAATATCCCTTGCGGGGCAATACCTTAGAGGCTGGTTCGCGATATCGACAGGTGCGCATTCCATCATTTCCGTACCTTGCTATTTACACCGTCAACGCTGAAAGCGTCACGGTGCTTGCCGTTGCACACGAGCGTCGGCAGCCGCTGTACTGGCTTGGACGGTAA